A portion of the Stigmatella aurantiaca DW4/3-1 genome contains these proteins:
- a CDS encoding DUF4215 domain-containing protein codes for MLLAVPLSSCFEPASVLCSSGLVCPEGQACAANQAVCIKTPCGDGILQSDETCDDGNILDGDGCSRDCSSDESCGNRITDLSIGEVCDDGNTTAEDGCSADCKSSELCGNGVTDTSVGEVCDDKNLEDGDGCSANCRSNERCGNRVTDLIRGEVCDDGNTVDGDGCSADCRSGEGCGNGTRDSDEECDDGNHSNEDNCVEVNLQCMLARCGDGFVDAQEPRVEACDTQGESATCNSNCTLASCGDGIVNTSAGEQCDTLGKVETSVCDLNCTIAFCGDGDTNTTRGEQCDTAGNSATCDADCTPALCGDGFANNQAGEQCDTQGNTLACDADCTQAVCGDGFVNPNANEQCDTRGNSLTCDADCTPAVCGDGFLNLQANEVCDERINTPNCDSDCTRPSCGDGHTNPATSEECDDQNGSNADNCLTTCKLNRCGDGFINPGKEVCDDGNTTTETTCAYGEETCQRCRADCQEVKNLTGAFCGDGVRNLPEEVCDDGNKETETSCPYGTPTCTACQADCQKVLPLEGAYCGDGVRNSGEACDDGNSDSCGTCNATCTKEQSAKATGRIVVRSAFNLNDGNTFIVNDGTHLPVTFEFDTNDIWSEDNTPVELDKGSSSNTARNIKSAFDNMSVPLDITATRNGDTVTLTHTLIGSFGNQRITSYIRDSHLHLEGMSGGLGASCDENIRCTKNEDCKPGLICQAELCAEAPLPPDAGTPDSGTPDAGTPDAGESDAGPSDAGAADAGTPDAGTPDAGTPDAGVTRTAR; via the coding sequence ATGCTCCTGGCCGTTCCGCTCTCATCCTGCTTCGAACCCGCGAGCGTGCTCTGCTCCTCGGGACTCGTCTGCCCCGAGGGGCAGGCCTGCGCCGCCAACCAGGCGGTCTGCATCAAAACCCCCTGCGGTGACGGCATCCTCCAGTCGGACGAGACCTGTGACGACGGCAACATCCTGGACGGGGACGGCTGTAGCCGGGACTGCTCGTCGGACGAGTCCTGCGGCAACCGGATCACCGATCTCAGCATCGGTGAAGTGTGCGACGACGGCAACACCACCGCGGAGGACGGTTGCAGCGCCGACTGCAAGTCGAGCGAGCTATGTGGCAATGGCGTCACCGACACCAGCGTGGGCGAGGTGTGTGACGACAAGAACCTCGAGGATGGGGATGGCTGCAGCGCCAACTGCCGCTCCAACGAGCGCTGTGGCAACCGCGTCACCGATCTCATCCGGGGCGAGGTGTGCGACGACGGCAACACCGTGGACGGCGACGGTTGCAGCGCGGACTGCCGCTCGGGCGAGGGCTGTGGCAACGGGACGCGGGACTCCGACGAGGAGTGCGACGACGGCAACCACAGCAACGAGGACAACTGCGTCGAGGTCAACCTCCAGTGCATGCTGGCCCGATGCGGGGATGGCTTCGTGGATGCCCAGGAGCCTCGCGTGGAGGCCTGCGACACCCAAGGCGAGTCGGCCACCTGTAACAGCAACTGCACCTTGGCTTCCTGTGGTGACGGCATCGTGAACACCAGCGCCGGGGAGCAGTGCGACACCCTGGGGAAGGTGGAGACCTCCGTCTGCGATCTCAACTGCACGATTGCCTTCTGTGGCGACGGCGACACGAACACCACCCGGGGCGAGCAATGTGACACGGCAGGCAATTCCGCCACGTGCGACGCCGATTGCACCCCTGCCCTCTGTGGTGATGGCTTCGCCAACAACCAGGCCGGCGAGCAGTGCGACACCCAGGGCAACACCCTGGCCTGTGACGCGGACTGCACGCAGGCCGTCTGCGGCGATGGCTTCGTCAACCCGAACGCCAATGAGCAATGTGACACCCGAGGAAACTCTCTGACCTGTGACGCGGACTGCACCCCCGCTGTCTGCGGGGATGGGTTCCTCAACCTCCAAGCCAACGAGGTGTGCGACGAGCGGATCAATACCCCCAACTGCGACAGTGACTGCACCCGCCCCTCCTGCGGGGACGGGCACACCAACCCGGCCACCAGCGAGGAGTGTGACGATCAGAACGGCAGCAATGCGGATAATTGCCTCACCACGTGCAAGCTCAACCGCTGTGGTGACGGCTTCATCAACCCCGGCAAGGAGGTCTGTGATGATGGCAACACCACCACCGAGACCACGTGTGCGTATGGCGAGGAAACCTGTCAGCGCTGCCGGGCGGACTGCCAGGAAGTGAAGAACCTCACGGGCGCCTTCTGTGGGGACGGCGTCCGGAACCTTCCCGAGGAAGTCTGCGACGACGGCAACAAAGAGACCGAAACGTCCTGCCCCTACGGCACGCCCACCTGTACCGCCTGCCAGGCGGACTGCCAGAAAGTGCTGCCCCTGGAGGGCGCCTACTGTGGAGATGGTGTCCGCAACAGCGGGGAGGCTTGCGATGATGGAAACAGCGACTCCTGCGGAACCTGCAACGCCACTTGCACGAAGGAGCAGTCCGCAAAGGCCACGGGACGCATCGTCGTCAGAAGCGCGTTCAACCTCAATGACGGGAACACCTTCATCGTCAACGACGGCACCCACCTCCCAGTCACCTTCGAGTTCGACACCAACGACATCTGGTCCGAAGACAACACCCCTGTTGAGTTGGACAAAGGGAGCAGCAGCAACACCGCCAGGAACATCAAGAGCGCCTTCGACAACATGAGCGTTCCGCTCGACATCACGGCCACCCGGAACGGGGACACGGTGACCCTCACCCACACGCTCATCGGGTCATTCGGCAACCAGAGGATCACCTCCTACATCAGAGACTCTCATTTGCACCTGGAAGGGATGTCAGGCGGTTTGGGCGCCAGCTGCGACGAGAACATCCGGTGCACGAAAAACGAAGACTGCAAACCTGGGTTGATCTGTCAGGCCGAACTCTGCGCCGAAGCGCCCCTTCCTCCCGACGCGGGCACTCCGGACTCAGGCACTCCGGACGCGGGTACTCCCGACGCAGGAGAATCGGACGCAGGCCCCTCCGATGCTGGAGCCGCGGATGCCGGTACTCCCGACGCGGGAACCCCTGACGCGGGAACCCCTGACGCGGGCGTTACCCGCACGGCCCGTTAG
- a CDS encoding serine/threonine-protein kinase, translating into MNKSALNSQGGGAFSRGGAEADERTQAAELEALFPPDTSHPSQRLGAEPSHPPTGDSQPLTPTREERAEGPGHVPSPGTRIHQYELIRQLGSGGMGTVFLARDTRLGRRVAIKFLHSTNPEITKRFILEARATARCSHENIVIIYEVGEFRGSPFMVLEFLQGQPLNKVIAGQRLPPPRAVELVVPVVKALAVAHEHGIVHRDLKPDNIIVTESGSIKVLDFGIAKVLQDPEQSPESEGESAAPLLAAEPPPPSSVNLDEEISDLTRRGAIMGTMPYMSPEQWRGGARVDHRTDIWATGIMLFRMLAGKHPLDPLRGPQLVVTADYKEPMPRLRDVAPDIGPELADVVDRCLLKNKEQRFPDAASLLRALEPFLPGRYARELRVDESPYAGLSSFQEADADRFFGRSREIAALVHRIHDQPLMAVVGPSGAGKSSFVRAGLVPLLKRSGEAWEALVIRPGRHPLAALASIVAPLVGSSTTIEEDIQAQNQLVERLYAEPGYVGSVLRSRARRERRKVLLFLDQFEELYTLVPDARERLAFTACLSGIADDATSPIRVVLSIRSDFLDRVPEDERFMAELNQGLFFLTAPSRDGLRDALVQPAEMAGFRFETPAMVENMLQHLEATQGALPLLQFAATKLWEERDTARRLLTEERYQAMGGIAGALASHADNVLAELPFQARALARAVLLRLVTPERTRAIVSMEELRELSKDASEIQILIDHLVQARLLVVQTGGGNTGATVEIVHESLLHSWPTLRRWLDEGQEDSAFLEQLRNAARQWQAKGFDTGLLWRGEVVEEAHRFQRRYRGELPQVQQDFLKAVFSQEARATRRKRALVVGSTVFLGLLVAASAVALVVIRNAQREAERQAVAAQRAEAVARDSENTAREAEAEAKKRLAEVQAKELERQKAQQEAEAANAQVAFTNNELQSKNAELEGALRKAQLAQWRARTAKKNAEQNAVTAREAQQDAIRAAKELQALLRREQERVQRLQSQLGSPIIDDLK; encoded by the coding sequence ATGAACAAGAGTGCACTGAACTCCCAAGGTGGCGGCGCCTTCTCCCGTGGGGGCGCCGAAGCCGACGAGCGCACCCAGGCGGCCGAGCTCGAGGCACTCTTCCCTCCCGACACCTCCCACCCCTCTCAACGGCTCGGCGCGGAGCCCTCCCACCCTCCGACAGGAGACAGCCAGCCCTTGACTCCCACGCGGGAGGAGCGCGCCGAGGGCCCAGGCCACGTGCCCTCTCCGGGCACGCGCATCCATCAATACGAGCTCATCCGCCAGCTTGGCAGTGGCGGCATGGGCACCGTGTTCCTCGCCCGGGACACTCGGCTGGGCCGCCGCGTCGCCATCAAGTTCCTGCACTCCACCAACCCGGAAATCACCAAGCGCTTCATCCTCGAGGCCCGGGCCACCGCCCGGTGCAGCCACGAGAACATCGTCATCATTTACGAAGTGGGTGAGTTCCGCGGCAGCCCTTTCATGGTGCTGGAATTCCTCCAGGGCCAGCCGCTCAACAAGGTCATCGCGGGCCAGCGCCTGCCGCCCCCGCGCGCGGTGGAGCTGGTGGTGCCGGTGGTCAAGGCCCTGGCCGTCGCCCACGAGCACGGCATCGTCCACCGCGACCTCAAGCCCGACAACATCATCGTCACCGAGTCCGGCTCCATCAAGGTGCTCGACTTCGGCATCGCCAAGGTCCTCCAGGATCCCGAGCAGTCGCCCGAGTCCGAGGGCGAGTCCGCCGCGCCCTTGCTCGCGGCCGAGCCGCCCCCGCCCTCCAGCGTGAACCTCGACGAGGAGATCTCGGATCTCACCCGCCGGGGCGCCATCATGGGCACCATGCCGTACATGTCGCCGGAGCAGTGGCGCGGCGGCGCCCGGGTGGACCACCGGACGGACATCTGGGCCACGGGCATCATGCTGTTCCGGATGCTGGCCGGAAAGCACCCGCTGGATCCGCTGCGGGGCCCCCAGCTCGTCGTCACCGCGGACTACAAAGAGCCCATGCCGCGCCTCCGGGACGTGGCGCCAGACATTGGCCCGGAGCTGGCGGACGTGGTGGACCGGTGCCTGCTCAAGAACAAGGAGCAGCGCTTCCCGGATGCGGCCTCCCTGCTGCGCGCCCTGGAGCCTTTCCTCCCGGGCCGCTATGCGCGCGAGCTGCGCGTCGACGAGAGCCCCTACGCGGGCCTCTCCTCCTTCCAGGAGGCCGACGCGGACCGCTTCTTCGGCCGCTCCCGGGAGATCGCCGCCCTGGTGCACCGCATCCACGACCAGCCCCTGATGGCCGTCGTGGGCCCCTCCGGCGCCGGCAAGTCCTCCTTCGTCCGCGCGGGCCTGGTGCCGCTGCTCAAACGCTCCGGTGAGGCCTGGGAGGCGCTCGTCATCCGCCCCGGCCGCCACCCGCTGGCGGCGCTGGCGAGCATCGTGGCCCCGCTGGTGGGCTCGTCCACCACCATCGAAGAGGACATCCAGGCCCAGAACCAGCTCGTCGAGCGCCTCTACGCGGAGCCCGGCTATGTCGGCTCCGTGCTGCGCAGCCGCGCCCGGCGGGAGCGCCGCAAGGTCCTCCTCTTCCTGGACCAGTTCGAGGAGCTCTACACGCTGGTGCCCGACGCCCGTGAGCGCCTGGCCTTCACCGCCTGCCTGTCGGGCATCGCGGACGATGCCACCTCCCCCATCCGCGTCGTGCTCTCCATCCGCTCCGACTTCCTGGACCGGGTGCCCGAGGACGAGCGCTTCATGGCCGAGCTGAACCAGGGCCTGTTCTTCCTCACCGCGCCCAGCCGGGACGGGCTGAGGGACGCGCTGGTGCAGCCCGCGGAGATGGCGGGGTTCCGGTTCGAGACGCCCGCCATGGTGGAGAACATGCTCCAGCACCTGGAGGCCACCCAGGGCGCGCTGCCCCTCTTGCAGTTCGCCGCCACGAAGCTCTGGGAGGAGCGGGACACGGCGCGCCGGCTGCTCACCGAGGAGCGCTACCAGGCCATGGGGGGCATCGCGGGTGCGCTGGCCAGCCATGCCGACAACGTGCTCGCCGAGCTGCCTTTCCAGGCACGCGCCCTGGCCCGCGCGGTGCTGCTGCGCCTCGTCACCCCCGAGCGCACCCGCGCCATTGTCTCCATGGAGGAGCTGCGCGAGCTGTCCAAGGACGCCTCGGAGATTCAAATCCTCATCGACCACCTGGTCCAGGCACGCCTGCTGGTGGTGCAGACGGGGGGCGGCAACACGGGCGCCACGGTGGAGATCGTCCACGAGTCGCTCCTGCACAGCTGGCCCACGCTGCGCCGCTGGCTGGACGAGGGGCAGGAGGACTCGGCCTTCCTGGAGCAACTGCGCAACGCGGCCCGCCAGTGGCAGGCCAAGGGGTTCGACACCGGCCTGCTCTGGCGGGGCGAAGTCGTGGAAGAAGCGCACCGGTTCCAGCGCCGCTACCGCGGAGAGCTGCCTCAGGTGCAGCAAGACTTCCTCAAGGCCGTCTTCTCCCAGGAGGCCCGGGCCACGCGGCGCAAACGCGCGCTGGTGGTGGGCTCCACGGTGTTCCTGGGCCTGCTCGTGGCCGCCTCGGCGGTGGCCTTGGTGGTCATCCGCAACGCGCAACGGGAGGCGGAGCGCCAGGCGGTGGCCGCCCAGCGCGCCGAAGCCGTGGCGCGCGACTCGGAGAACACCGCGCGCGAGGCGGAGGCGGAAGCCAAGAAGCGCCTGGCCGAAGTGCAGGCCAAGGAGCTGGAGCGCCAGAAGGCCCAGCAGGAGGCGGAGGCCGCCAACGCCCAGGTCGCCTTCACCAACAACGAACTCCAGAGCAAGAACGCGGAGCTGGAGGGTGCGCTGCGCAAGGCGCAGCTCGCGCAATGGCGGGCTCGCACGGCCAAGAAGAACGCCGAGCAAAACGCCGTCACGGCGCGCGAGGCGCAGCAAGACGCCATCCGGGCCGCGAAGGAACTCCAGGCCCTGCTGCGCCGCGAACAGGAGCGCGTCCAACGCCTCCAGTCGCAGTTGGGCAGTCCCATCATCGACGATTTGAAGTGA
- a CDS encoding ribonuclease R family protein, giving the protein MDSSARPRPVTGRIDVHPRGFGFLVVQPPPSGEVLSAFIPPPELASFLADDTVSATVSQGADGRWTASGLSLLQRPREQVYGEVVLRKGTPFLRIDREVASSDWPLETGTAVQTGDAVVARIVEGKAVLLHRLEPGVDRSVARIIARHDLRRDFPPEVLEEARAVRGVPHALGARRDLRALPTVTVDAPSTRDIDDAISVLPAGEDGALRLLVSIADVAEFVTEGSALDRAARERGTSVYLAGHVLPMLPEELSSHWLSLVPGEERRCLSVELRIDAEGHVTAADVSESLIRSWARLNYDEVAAYLDRGAVSAAMEPVREAMPWFRAASARLAVARAGRGGMELAREEARFTFDAGTGQVSGIENTPPTTAHQLIERFMVAANEAIASWMEDRGLPAVFRVQDEPDRQRVADLSAFAHHSGFEAGFGGRLTPLALAAFDRQITGCAAEPALRSVLRRSLGFARYTVVPSGHFGLAARRYLHFTSPIRRYADLAVHRTLKQYLRGRRDFAHQDPAVEQLAVRLNARAKASSRAEQDRHRVLEARLMASHVGKSYPARITRVKPFGLLIQLDGMLVEGVVPMDSLPGGPFRPDARETSLVGKERSFTVGMPLMAKVVSTDEVLGRIEFALAE; this is encoded by the coding sequence ATGGACTCTTCCGCCCGCCCCCGCCCTGTCACCGGCCGCATCGACGTCCACCCCCGTGGATTCGGCTTCCTCGTCGTGCAACCTCCACCGTCCGGAGAGGTGCTCTCCGCGTTCATCCCCCCCCCCGAGCTGGCCTCCTTCCTCGCCGACGACACCGTCTCGGCCACGGTCAGCCAGGGCGCGGATGGCCGGTGGACGGCCAGTGGGCTCTCCTTGCTCCAGCGTCCGCGCGAACAGGTCTATGGCGAGGTGGTGCTGCGCAAGGGCACTCCCTTCTTGCGCATCGACCGGGAGGTGGCCAGCAGCGACTGGCCCCTGGAGACGGGCACGGCGGTCCAAACCGGGGACGCGGTGGTGGCGCGCATCGTGGAGGGCAAGGCCGTCCTGCTGCACCGGCTGGAGCCCGGGGTGGATCGCTCGGTGGCGCGAATCATCGCCCGCCACGACCTGCGCCGAGACTTCCCGCCCGAGGTGCTAGAGGAGGCGCGCGCGGTGCGCGGCGTGCCCCACGCGCTGGGGGCCCGGAGAGACTTGCGCGCCCTGCCCACCGTCACGGTGGATGCGCCCTCCACGCGGGACATCGATGACGCCATCTCGGTGCTTCCCGCCGGAGAGGACGGGGCGCTGCGCCTGCTGGTCTCCATCGCGGACGTGGCGGAGTTCGTCACCGAGGGCTCGGCGCTGGACCGGGCGGCGCGGGAGCGGGGCACGAGCGTGTACCTGGCCGGCCACGTGCTGCCCATGCTCCCCGAGGAGCTGTCCTCGCACTGGCTGAGCCTGGTCCCCGGCGAGGAGCGGCGCTGCCTCTCGGTGGAACTTCGCATCGACGCCGAGGGGCACGTCACCGCGGCGGACGTGTCCGAGAGCCTCATCCGCTCCTGGGCCCGGCTGAATTATGACGAGGTGGCGGCCTACCTGGACCGGGGCGCCGTGTCGGCCGCCATGGAGCCGGTGCGAGAGGCCATGCCGTGGTTCCGCGCGGCCTCGGCCCGGCTGGCGGTGGCGCGGGCGGGCCGGGGCGGCATGGAGCTGGCGCGCGAGGAGGCGCGCTTCACGTTCGACGCGGGCACCGGCCAGGTCTCCGGCATCGAGAACACGCCCCCCACCACGGCGCACCAGTTGATTGAACGCTTCATGGTGGCCGCCAACGAGGCCATCGCCTCCTGGATGGAGGACCGGGGCCTGCCCGCCGTCTTCCGCGTGCAGGACGAGCCAGACCGGCAGCGGGTGGCGGACCTGTCCGCCTTCGCGCACCACTCGGGCTTCGAGGCGGGCTTCGGAGGCCGGCTCACGCCCCTGGCGCTGGCGGCGTTCGACCGGCAAATCACCGGCTGTGCGGCGGAGCCCGCCCTGCGCTCGGTGCTGCGGCGCTCCCTGGGCTTCGCGCGCTACACGGTGGTGCCCTCGGGCCACTTCGGGCTGGCGGCCCGGAGGTACCTGCACTTCACCTCCCCCATCCGCCGGTATGCGGACCTGGCCGTCCACCGGACCCTGAAGCAATACCTCCGCGGGCGCCGGGACTTCGCACACCAGGATCCAGCCGTGGAGCAGCTCGCGGTGCGGCTCAACGCCCGGGCGAAGGCATCCTCTCGCGCCGAGCAGGACCGGCACCGGGTGCTCGAAGCGCGGCTCATGGCCAGCCACGTGGGCAAGAGCTACCCGGCCCGCATCACCCGCGTGAAGCCCTTTGGCTTGCTCATCCAGCTCGACGGAATGCTCGTGGAAGGGGTGGTGCCCATGGACTCGCTGCCGGGCGGCCCCTTCCGTCCGGACGCGCGGGAGACATCGCTCGTCGGCAAGGAGCGGAGCTTCACCGTCGGCATGCCCCTGATGGCCAAGGTGGTCTCCACCGATGAGGTGCTCGGCCGCATCGAGTTTGCCTTGGCGGAGTAG
- a CDS encoding discoidin domain-containing protein, with protein MRKHLVLSSILLSVLLTVACEGASSKPPSSDAPAQDVQDTSQALTAAGCAVLTTAQVNASGDDGAGSVAANSQDDDLATRWSGAGKGAWLTMDLGSSQSLTGVAVAWHQGASRQNHFTLSTSEDGATFTQAYAGDSALSAAVQTYAFSAPRPGRYVRVTVNGNTVNDWASIAEARTCGVPPASAVDSGLVLPRLPYLQSVGPTSALVAFRSGVSCTPYVRFGPGSDLSRTATATAAGWRHMVKLDNLSPGQTYSYVVEACGSTTGVRQFRTASAAGTPRVHFTAMGDFGTGGSLQSQVLTRLAQAGRAGELLLALGDNAYSSGTEQEFQDRMFKPMAALLRQVPLFSTPGNHEYVTDQGQPYLDNLYMPANNPAGSERYYSFDWGPVHFVSLDSNCAIGLASADRCTLAAQKSWVTQDLASTGRPWKVVFFHHPAWSSGEHGSQLQMRREFAPLFEQYGVDLVLTGHDHNYERSKPMKGDAVAASGTRGIPYVVVGSGGATLRSFPGSQPSWTAYRNNTDAGYLSVVVDGGTLSAQFINPSGTVRDSFSLTKQVPASSVLLVPSSSSLETPPGPVDDPNHPPASLRFERELPPADRLEDVADLGE; from the coding sequence ATGCGTAAACACCTTGTTCTCTCTTCGATTTTGCTCTCGGTCCTGCTCACCGTGGCCTGTGAGGGGGCTTCCTCCAAACCGCCGTCGTCCGACGCCCCTGCTCAGGACGTGCAAGACACCTCCCAGGCCCTCACGGCGGCAGGCTGCGCAGTCCTCACCACCGCTCAAGTGAATGCCAGTGGCGATGATGGCGCCGGCAGCGTGGCGGCCAACAGCCAGGATGACGACCTCGCCACGCGCTGGAGCGGCGCGGGCAAGGGGGCCTGGCTCACGATGGATCTCGGCAGCTCTCAATCCCTCACGGGCGTGGCCGTGGCGTGGCACCAGGGCGCCTCGCGCCAGAACCACTTCACGCTCTCCACTTCCGAGGATGGCGCCACCTTCACCCAGGCCTACGCGGGCGACAGCGCACTGTCGGCGGCCGTGCAGACGTATGCCTTCAGCGCCCCGCGCCCCGGGCGTTACGTGCGCGTCACCGTGAATGGCAACACGGTCAACGACTGGGCCTCCATCGCCGAGGCGCGCACCTGCGGTGTGCCACCGGCCTCCGCGGTGGATTCAGGGCTGGTGCTGCCGCGTTTGCCCTACTTGCAGAGCGTGGGCCCCACGAGCGCGCTGGTGGCTTTCCGCTCCGGTGTCTCTTGCACGCCCTATGTGCGCTTCGGTCCAGGCTCGGACCTGTCCCGCACGGCCACGGCCACGGCGGCGGGCTGGCGGCACATGGTGAAGCTGGACAACCTCAGCCCCGGGCAGACGTACAGCTATGTCGTCGAGGCGTGTGGCTCGACGACGGGCGTGCGGCAGTTTCGCACCGCCTCCGCCGCGGGCACGCCGCGCGTTCACTTCACCGCCATGGGTGATTTCGGCACGGGGGGCAGCTTGCAGTCCCAGGTGCTGACCCGGCTCGCCCAGGCGGGACGTGCCGGTGAGCTGCTCCTGGCGCTGGGCGACAACGCTTACTCCTCGGGAACCGAGCAGGAGTTTCAGGACCGGATGTTCAAGCCGATGGCGGCCTTGCTGCGCCAGGTGCCCCTGTTCTCTACCCCGGGCAACCACGAGTATGTGACGGACCAGGGGCAGCCCTACCTCGACAACCTTTATATGCCGGCCAACAACCCCGCGGGCTCGGAGCGCTACTACTCGTTCGATTGGGGCCCCGTGCACTTCGTCTCGCTGGATTCCAACTGCGCCATCGGTCTCGCCTCGGCCGACCGGTGCACCCTGGCCGCCCAGAAGAGCTGGGTCACGCAGGATCTGGCCTCCACGGGTCGGCCCTGGAAGGTGGTCTTTTTCCACCACCCCGCCTGGTCCAGCGGAGAGCATGGCTCGCAGCTTCAGATGCGGCGCGAGTTCGCTCCCCTCTTCGAGCAGTACGGCGTCGACTTGGTCCTCACCGGGCACGACCACAACTACGAGCGCTCCAAGCCGATGAAGGGCGATGCGGTGGCGGCCTCGGGCACCCGCGGCATCCCCTATGTGGTGGTGGGCAGTGGGGGCGCCACCCTGCGCTCCTTCCCGGGCTCGCAGCCGAGCTGGACGGCCTACCGCAACAACACCGATGCGGGGTACCTGAGCGTGGTGGTGGACGGGGGCACGTTGAGCGCCCAGTTCATCAACCCCTCGGGCACCGTGCGTGACAGCTTCTCGCTGACGAAGCAGGTACCGGCCTCCTCGGTGCTCCTGGTTCCGTCGTCCTCCTCGCTGGAGACGCCCCCAGGGCCTGTGGATGACCCGAACCACCCGCCCGCCTCGCTGCGCTTCGAGCGCGAGCTGCCGCCCGCGGACCGCCTGGAGGACGTGGCGGACCTGGGAGAGTAG
- the xdhC gene encoding xanthine dehydrogenase accessory protein XdhC, which yields MDLYAELAALVAKGEPFVLATVIESAGSTPQKPGSKMVVLADGSLRGTVGGGAIEYQIIEAARALLASPGQTRILETHLTHELGMCCGGRMKVFLEKQGAPPQLTVFGAGHVAKALAALALQAGFRVRVVDERSEWANAARFPGCEVRLEDPADHARGLTGGALDYFCVTTHDHPLDQAVVEALLPKPAAYLGVIGSRRKAERFRMRLQAAGASPEALDRIRSPMGLPIGALTPEEIAVSIVAELIQVRRGQEPRR from the coding sequence ATGGACCTCTACGCAGAGCTCGCCGCGCTGGTAGCCAAGGGAGAGCCTTTCGTCCTCGCCACCGTCATCGAGAGCGCGGGCAGCACGCCCCAGAAGCCCGGCTCGAAGATGGTGGTGCTGGCGGATGGCTCCCTGCGAGGCACGGTGGGCGGAGGCGCCATCGAGTATCAGATCATCGAGGCCGCGCGGGCTCTGCTGGCATCGCCAGGGCAGACGCGCATCCTCGAGACGCACCTCACCCACGAGTTGGGGATGTGCTGTGGCGGGCGGATGAAGGTCTTCCTGGAGAAACAGGGGGCTCCACCTCAGCTCACCGTGTTCGGCGCGGGCCACGTGGCGAAGGCGCTGGCGGCCCTGGCGCTCCAGGCGGGCTTCCGCGTCCGGGTGGTGGACGAGCGGAGCGAGTGGGCCAATGCCGCGCGCTTCCCGGGCTGCGAGGTGCGGCTCGAGGACCCGGCGGACCACGCGCGCGGGCTGACCGGCGGCGCGCTCGACTACTTTTGCGTCACCACGCACGACCACCCGCTGGACCAGGCGGTGGTGGAGGCGCTCCTGCCCAAGCCCGCGGCGTACCTGGGCGTCATCGGCAGCCGGCGCAAGGCGGAGCGCTTCCGGATGCGGCTCCAGGCGGCGGGTGCGTCCCCGGAGGCGCTGGACCGCATCCGCTCGCCCATGGGGCTGCCCATCGGCGCGCTGACACCGGAAGAGATCGCCGTGTCCATCGTGGCGGAGCTCATCCAGGTGCGGCGCGGCCAGGAGCCGCGCCGGTAG
- a CDS encoding 6-phosphofructokinase gives MKVAVLTGGGDCPGLNAVIRAVVRRATEHGFEMMGLRDGWKGLLEDNHFRLTRETTSGILHRGGTILGTSRVNPFKVENGLEKVKRAVERNGIHAIIAIGGEGTLSAATRMSQEGLRIVGVPKTIDNDLNGTDFTFGFDTAVTIATDAIDRLHSTAESHKRVIVCEVMGRHVGWIATYAGIAGGADVILVPEIPADLKKVAEHIQRRHASGRSFSIVVVAEGTRVKVFPDQDEQLITSGALDEAGRPRLGGVGSMVAHEIERRTGFETRVSVLGHIQRGGVPTAHDRVLATRYGVHACDMVARNEFGQMAALRGNDIVSVDLALATKELKRVPEEFFKVAQVFFG, from the coding sequence ATGAAAGTCGCCGTTCTGACGGGCGGGGGTGATTGCCCCGGCCTCAACGCGGTCATCCGCGCCGTTGTGCGCCGTGCCACCGAGCACGGCTTTGAAATGATGGGCCTGAGAGATGGCTGGAAGGGCCTCCTGGAGGACAACCACTTCCGCCTCACCCGCGAGACCACCTCCGGCATCCTCCACCGGGGCGGCACCATCCTGGGCACCTCCCGCGTCAACCCCTTCAAGGTGGAAAATGGCCTGGAGAAGGTGAAGCGCGCCGTGGAGCGCAACGGCATCCATGCCATCATCGCCATTGGCGGTGAGGGGACGCTGTCGGCCGCCACGCGCATGTCCCAGGAAGGCCTGCGCATCGTCGGCGTGCCCAAGACGATCGACAATGACCTGAACGGCACCGACTTCACCTTCGGCTTCGACACAGCGGTCACCATCGCCACCGACGCCATCGACCGGCTGCACTCCACCGCCGAGTCCCACAAGCGCGTCATCGTCTGTGAGGTGATGGGACGCCATGTGGGATGGATTGCCACCTACGCGGGCATCGCCGGCGGGGCGGACGTCATCCTGGTGCCCGAGATTCCCGCGGACCTGAAGAAGGTGGCCGAGCACATCCAGCGGCGGCATGCCTCGGGGCGCTCGTTCTCCATCGTGGTGGTGGCCGAGGGCACGCGGGTGAAGGTGTTCCCGGACCAGGACGAGCAGCTCATCACCTCGGGGGCGCTGGACGAGGCGGGCAGGCCCCGGCTGGGCGGCGTGGGCAGCATGGTGGCGCACGAAATCGAGCGGCGCACGGGCTTCGAGACGCGCGTGTCGGTACTGGGCCACATCCAGCGCGGCGGCGTGCCCACCGCGCACGACCGGGTGCTCGCCACGCGCTACGGCGTTCACGCGTGCGACATGGTCGCCCGCAACGAGTTCGGGCAGATGGCGGCGCTGCGCGGCAATGACATCGTGAGCGTGGACCTGGCCCTGGCCACCAAGGAGCTCAAGCGGGTGCCCGAGGAGTTCTTCAAGGTCGCCCAGGTGTTCTTCGGGTAG